Proteins encoded by one window of Methanotorris formicicus Mc-S-70:
- a CDS encoding outer membrane protein assembly factor BamB family protein, translated as MLMEGLGLIVIIAAIGLIVLYLYTKRTTTKKPKIDIVEKTHEEPVKVKKVDGVKTKVTKTETVETETEKRITETEKKQIINEIDDFTDFKEEFKDEVRRYLNKKIPEYGFENFEKDINRRFNRFFKREFDKFYKEDKNMQDLFEKFVDGEYIFDLDICKGKIKKIVDEFIFMKTDYIKDILNDIEEMGKNYKNIYKKYKNVFDKCDFLREAYATKLVELVDLDNLNEIWEFVKNINLNVDIREKIKRAKIEELREDNIKTASIKEDIVVLGCREGYTYALDLKTGKKIWEFKAEFDVWTTLIKDDIVVLGCGGGYTYTLDLKTGKKIWGFIAGYGVWTASIKNDIVVLGCREGYTYALDLKTGKKIWEFKAEFDVWTTLIKDDIVVLGCSLTGDSTYIPVYALDLKTGNKIWEFKVESSVETASIKDDIVVLGCRGGHTYALDLKTGNKLWEFKVECSVETASIKDNVLVLGCSLTENLLSKYAPVYALDLKTGNKLWEFKAEDWVNTTTIKDDVVVLGCRNGQIYALDLKTGNKL; from the coding sequence ATGTTGATGGAGGGGCTTGGGCTAATTGTAATAATAGCCGCTATTGGTTTGATTGTATTGTATTTGTACACAAAGCGCACAACTACAAAAAAACCAAAAATAGATATAGTGGAAAAAACACATGAGGAACCAGTTAAAGTAAAAAAGGTAGATGGAGTTAAAACCAAAGTTACTAAAACTGAAACAGTTGAAACTGAAACAGAAAAACGAATAACCGAAACAGAAAAAAAACAAATAATTAATGAAATTGATGATTTTACTGATTTTAAAGAAGAATTTAAAGATGAAGTTAGAAGATATTTAAACAAAAAGATTCCAGAATATGGTTTTGAGAATTTTGAGAAAGATATCAATAGGAGGTTTAATCGATTTTTTAAGAGAGAGTTTGATAAATTTTACAAAGAAGATAAAAATATGCAGGATTTATTTGAAAAGTTTGTGGATGGAGAATATATCTTTGATTTGGACATTTGCAAAGGGAAAATTAAAAAAATCGTAGATGAGTTTATTTTTATGAAAACTGATTATATTAAGGATATTTTAAACGACATTGAAGAGATGGGGAAAAATTACAAAAATATCTACAAGAAATATAAAAACGTTTTTGATAAATGTGATTTTTTGAGAGAGGCATATGCTACTAAATTAGTTGAATTAGTCGATTTGGATAATTTAAATGAAATTTGGGAATTTGTAAAAAATATCAATTTAAATGTTGATATTCGTGAGAAAATAAAAAGGGCAAAGATTGAAGAACTTAGAGAGGATAATATAAAAACAGCATCCATAAAGGAGGATATTGTAGTTTTAGGTTGTAGGGAAGGCTATACATACGCATTAGACCTTAAAACAGGTAAAAAAATTTGGGAATTCAAAGCAGAGTTTGATGTATGGACTACATTAATAAAAGATGATATTGTAGTTTTAGGATGCGGGGGAGGGTACACATACACATTAGACCTTAAAACAGGTAAAAAAATTTGGGGATTTATAGCAGGATATGGTGTATGGACAGCATCTATAAAAAATGATATTGTAGTTTTAGGTTGTAGGGAAGGCTATACATACGCATTAGACCTTAAAACAGGTAAAAAAATTTGGGAATTCAAAGCAGAGTTTGATGTATGGACTACATTAATAAAAGATGATATTGTAGTTTTAGGATGTTCATTAACAGGGGATTCTACATACATACCAGTTTATGCATTAGACCTTAAAACAGGTAACAAAATTTGGGAATTCAAGGTAGAAAGTAGTGTAGAAACAGCATCTATAAAAGATGATATTGTAGTTTTAGGTTGTAGGGGTGGACATACTTACGCGTTAGATCTTAAAACAGGCAATAAACTTTGGGAATTTAAGGTAGAATGTAGTGTAGAAACAGCATCTATAAAAGATAACGTTTTAGTTTTAGGATGTTCATTAACAGAAAATCTCCTTTCCAAGTACGCTCCAGTTTATGCGTTAGATCTTAAAACAGGCAATAAACTTTGGGAATTCAAAGCAGAAGATTGGGTAAACACAACAACTATAAAGGATGATGTTGTAGTTTTGGGATGTAGAAATGGGCAAATTTATGCGTTAGATCTTAAAACAGGCAATAAACTT